In Oncorhynchus gorbuscha isolate QuinsamMale2020 ecotype Even-year linkage group LG02, OgorEven_v1.0, whole genome shotgun sequence, a single genomic region encodes these proteins:
- the LOC123993251 gene encoding lamina-associated polypeptide 2, isoforms beta/gamma-like, which translates to MAEFLENPSVLTKDKLKSELTANNVPLPVSEQKKHVYVQLYLKNLTVLNQKSPLTDMFSSDEELPTPIVSNKSLSGRKATRTDKPRSEEVKMTDLTDAGLKHELLKHGVNIGPIVGCTRILYEKKQLDTPAPEATPSLSETATVTAAAVKSDGNQNGNTLSDQYSDKEEDEITAAPEPEPAAVVEKSVMSRGKTPVTIRTSSRRSNKVVDESLATGDQTPKKTGKNVEEILANEILSPIGISATCRRSIHGAAGRPVKPSNYWLNKSLLERSIYTESHSECSSLGSERARPGFLSVLLKLMVLITVAGSIYFVIQHLDADQVQSVKGLINDAMGHLYSTVDKVVDAVVDNVIVPLGIGASSSQSAGAEGGGK; encoded by the exons ATGGCGGAATTTCTCGAAAATCCGTCAGTTCTCACGAAGGATAAACTCAAAAGTGAGCTCACGGCCAACAATGTGCCGCTTCCCGTCTCCGAGCAGAAGAAACATGTATATGTTCAATTGTACTTGAAGAACTTGACCGTTCTGAACCAGAAAAGTCCACTTACAGACATGTTCTCCAGTGATGAAGAACTACCTACCCCTATAGTCTCCAACAAGAGTCTTTCTGGAAGA aaAGCCACCAGGACTGACAAGCCTCGGTCAGAAGAAGTGAAGATGACAGACCTTACAGATGCAGGCTTAAAACATGAGCTGTTGAAGCATGGAGTCAATATTGGACCCATAGTTG GCTGCACTCGCATTCTTTATGAGAAGAAGCAACTGGATACACCTGCCCCTGAGGCTACCCCTAGCCTATCCGAGACTGCCACAGTTACCGCTGCAGCAGTCAAGTCAGACGGCAACCAGAACGGCAACACACTCTCTGACCAGTACAGTGACAAGGAGGAAG ATGAGATTACAGCTGCTCCTGAACCAGAGCCAGCTGCTGTTGTGGAGAAGTCTGTGATGAGCAGAGGGAAGACTCCTGTCACCATCAGGACCAGCAGCAGACGGAGCAACAAG GTGGTGGATGAGAGTCTAGCAACTGGTGACCAGACCCCTAAGAAGACGGGGAAGAATGTTGAGGAGATTCTCGCGAATGAGATCCTTTCACCCATAGGCATCAG cgcCACATGCAGGAGATCGATCCATGGTGCGGCTGGCCGACCGGTGAAACCCAGCAACTATTGGCTGAACAAGTCTCTCCTGGAGCGCTCCATCTACACAGAGTCTCACTCTGAGTGCAGCTCCCTGGGCTCAGAACGGGCCAGGCCAGGATTCCTCTCTGTCCTACTAAAGCTCATGGTGCTCATCACTGTAGCCGGTTCCATCTACTTCGTCATCCAGCACCTTGATGCAGATCAGGTCCAGTCCGTCAAGGGTTTGATAAACGACGCCATGGGTCACCTGTATAGCACGGTTGATAAGGTGGTAGATGCCGTGGTCGATAATGTGATTGTGCCTCTCGGCATCGGGGCCAGCAGCAGCCAAAGTGCAGGAGCTGAGGGTGGAGGCAAGTAA
- the ldhbb gene encoding L-lactate dehydrogenase B-B chain isoform X1, translating into MLITWWYLYLAARSIVKQTLNMASILQKLITPLFSGTPEPARNKVTVVGVGQVGMACAVSILLRELADELALVDVMEDKLKGEMMDLQHGSLFLKTPKIVASKDYSVTANSRIVVVTAGVRQQEGESRLNLVQRNVNIFKHIIPQIIKHSPKCIIIVVSNPVDVLTYVTWKLSGLPKHRVIGSGTNLDSARFRYLMAEKLGIHATSFNGWILGEHGDTSVPVWSGTNVAGVNLQTLNPDIGTDADQENWKETHKQVVDSAYEVIKLKGYTNWAIGLSVADLTESLIRNMNRIHPVSTMVKGMYGIDDEVYLSLPCVLNAGGVASVVNMTLTDDEIGQIKQSADTLWDIQKDLTDV; encoded by the exons ATGTTGATTACATGGTGGTATTTATACCTCGCAGCTCGGAGCATCGTCAAACAAA CATTGAACATGGCCTCTATCCTTCAGAAGCTCATCACTCCCCTGTTCAGTGGGACACCTGAGCCCGCCAGGAACAAGGTGACAGTGGTGGGGGTCGGCCAGGTCGGCATGGCCTGTGCTGTCAGTATCCTGCTCAGG gagCTGGCTGATGAACTGGCCTTGGTGGATGTGATGGAGGACAAGTTGAAGGGAGAGATGATGGATCTGCAGCATGGCAGCCTCTTCCTCAAAACGCCCAAGATAGTCGCCAGCAAAG ACTACTCTGTGACGGCGAACTCTCGTATCGTCGTGGTAACTGCGGGCGTTCGtcagcaggagggagagagcaggttgAACCTGGTTCAGAGGAACGTCAACATCTTCAAACACATCATCCCTCAGATCATAAAACACTCCCCAAAGTGCATCATCATTGTGGTCTCCAACCCAG ttGATGTGCTGACCTACGTGACCTGGAAGTTGAGCGGCCTGCCCAAGCACCGTGTCATTGGCAGCGGCACCAACCTGGACTCTGCCCGTTTCCGTTACCTGATGGCTGAAAAACTGGGCATCCATGCTACCAGCTTCAACGGATGGATCCTGGGAGAACACGGAGACACCAGTG tcccTGTGTGGAGCGGCACTAACGTAGCAGGTGTCAACCTGCAGACACTGAACCCTGACATCGGTACTGATGCTGACcaggagaactggaaggagactCACAAACAGGTGGTTGACAG TGCCTATGAGGTGATCAAGTTGAAGGGCTATACTAACTGGGCCATTGGCCTGAGTGTAGCTGACCTCACTGAGAGCCTCATCAGGAACATGAACAGGATCCACCCTGTCTCCACAATGGTGAAG GGCATGTACGGGATCGATGACGAGGTGTACTTGAGCCTGCCGTGCGTGCTGAATGCTGGGGGCGTGGCCAGCGTGGTCAACATGACCCTGACGGACGACGAGATCGGCCAGATAAAACAGAGCGCTGACACACTGTGGGACATCCAGAAGGACCTGACTGACGTGTAG
- the ldhbb gene encoding L-lactate dehydrogenase B-B chain isoform X2 translates to MASILQKLITPLFSGTPEPARNKVTVVGVGQVGMACAVSILLRELADELALVDVMEDKLKGEMMDLQHGSLFLKTPKIVASKDYSVTANSRIVVVTAGVRQQEGESRLNLVQRNVNIFKHIIPQIIKHSPKCIIIVVSNPVDVLTYVTWKLSGLPKHRVIGSGTNLDSARFRYLMAEKLGIHATSFNGWILGEHGDTSVPVWSGTNVAGVNLQTLNPDIGTDADQENWKETHKQVVDSAYEVIKLKGYTNWAIGLSVADLTESLIRNMNRIHPVSTMVKGMYGIDDEVYLSLPCVLNAGGVASVVNMTLTDDEIGQIKQSADTLWDIQKDLTDV, encoded by the exons ATGGCCTCTATCCTTCAGAAGCTCATCACTCCCCTGTTCAGTGGGACACCTGAGCCCGCCAGGAACAAGGTGACAGTGGTGGGGGTCGGCCAGGTCGGCATGGCCTGTGCTGTCAGTATCCTGCTCAGG gagCTGGCTGATGAACTGGCCTTGGTGGATGTGATGGAGGACAAGTTGAAGGGAGAGATGATGGATCTGCAGCATGGCAGCCTCTTCCTCAAAACGCCCAAGATAGTCGCCAGCAAAG ACTACTCTGTGACGGCGAACTCTCGTATCGTCGTGGTAACTGCGGGCGTTCGtcagcaggagggagagagcaggttgAACCTGGTTCAGAGGAACGTCAACATCTTCAAACACATCATCCCTCAGATCATAAAACACTCCCCAAAGTGCATCATCATTGTGGTCTCCAACCCAG ttGATGTGCTGACCTACGTGACCTGGAAGTTGAGCGGCCTGCCCAAGCACCGTGTCATTGGCAGCGGCACCAACCTGGACTCTGCCCGTTTCCGTTACCTGATGGCTGAAAAACTGGGCATCCATGCTACCAGCTTCAACGGATGGATCCTGGGAGAACACGGAGACACCAGTG tcccTGTGTGGAGCGGCACTAACGTAGCAGGTGTCAACCTGCAGACACTGAACCCTGACATCGGTACTGATGCTGACcaggagaactggaaggagactCACAAACAGGTGGTTGACAG TGCCTATGAGGTGATCAAGTTGAAGGGCTATACTAACTGGGCCATTGGCCTGAGTGTAGCTGACCTCACTGAGAGCCTCATCAGGAACATGAACAGGATCCACCCTGTCTCCACAATGGTGAAG GGCATGTACGGGATCGATGACGAGGTGTACTTGAGCCTGCCGTGCGTGCTGAATGCTGGGGGCGTGGCCAGCGTGGTCAACATGACCCTGACGGACGACGAGATCGGCCAGATAAAACAGAGCGCTGACACACTGTGGGACATCCAGAAGGACCTGACTGACGTGTAG